ACGGAGCATCTGCGCAATGCGTTCATCGCGGCTCAGAGAGCCAGTGACCTGGTCAGAAAAATCATGACCTACAGCCGCAAGGAGCCGCCCCGCTTCCTTCCGGTCCAGTTTTCCAAATGTCTTGCCGAGACGCTGCAGCTGTTAAGATCAACCCTTCCTTCCTCGGTGAAGATTGATACCCACATCGAACTCAAGGATCAGACAATCTATGTGAACGCTGATGCCAATCAACTTCAGGAAGCGATTATCAATATCTGCACCAATGCCGTTTATGCCATGGGGGAAAAAGGCACCCTGACAATTTCATTTAAACGGATTGAACTGCAGCAGGAACAGATTCCGGACCGGTTTAACGCGACCCCGGGGCATTTTGTGCGGCTTGGGATCGAAGATACCGGTTGCGGGATGTCCGCCGCAACAATCGAAAAAATATTTGATCCGTTCTTTACCACCAAAGGAGCGGCAGATGGGACCGGCCTCGGCTTGTCGACGGTTCTCGGCACCGTTAAAAAACATCGCGGATTCATCCAGGTGAAAAGCCGGCCCGGACATGGGACCAGGTTTGAGCTGTTTTTCCCGACCGGCCCAACACCGTTGGAGCAAACAGAAGTGGTGGAAGAAGAATTGCTCGGGGGGACGGAATCCATCCTGATCGTCGATGATGAGGAACTGCTGGTGCAGACTTTTTCCATGACCTTGGGGGCCATGGGCTACCAGGTGGCGGCGGAGACCGATAGCATTGCCGCCTTGGACCGGGTCAGCCGGGAGCGGGATAAATATTCCCTGGTGATTACCGACCAGACCATGCCCAAGTTGACCGGGGTGGAGTTACTTGCCGAATTTCATAAAATCAAGCCCGATCTTCCCATCCTGCTGCTGACCGGCTACAGTTCCAAGCTCACCGAAGCAGAAGCACTGAAGCTGGGCTTCGCCGGCTATCTGACCAAACCTTTGCCCTTGCCAAGGCTGTTGCAGGCGATCCGGGAGGTTTTGGACCGGAAACCCGTGGCCAATTTGGCCGAACCGTAGAGCGTTTCAGGGTGCCAGGCGCTCGATCACCCAACCGTTAGGTTTGAAGCGGCGATAGCGCAGCCGGTCATGCAGGCGATGGGCACCCTGTTGCCAGAATTCCAGAATCTGCGGAACCACTCGGTAGCCGCCCCAGTGCTGCGGACGAGGGACGTCCCGCCCCGCAAATTGCTGTTCCACTATGCTGAATTCCTGCTCTAAATATTGCCGGCTGGCAATGACCTGACTTTGCGCTGAGGCATGGGCTTCGAGCTGATGACCCCTGGGCCGGCTGGCAAAGTAATGGTCCGACTCGGCCAGGCTGAGTAGTTCCACGGTCCCTTCAATACGCACTTGTCGGGCCAACTCCGGCCAGTAAAAGACCAGCGCGGCAAACGGGTTTTCACCCAGCTGCTGCCCCTTACGGCTGTGATAATTGCTGAAAAAGGCAAACCCGCGCTCGTCGAGCCCCCGCAGCAGAACAATTCGCGCCGCAGGTTTTCCGTCACGGTCCGCCGTTGCCAAAGTCATCGCATTGGCCAGTTCAATACCGGCCTGCTCTGCGTCCGTCAGCCAGCGGCGAAACTGTTGAAACGGATCAGCATCTAGCCGCTGGCGGTGCAGAGGAGAGGATAGTTGTTCGGTCATGATATTGCCTCAGCTTCCTGATTGGGATGTGTGTTTACCAGTATAAACCAAGAGGACGGCGGGCGGCGCCACTGTCTTGGCTTTGGTTGTAGGGTTTTGAAGATTTTTGGCATGGCCGGATACGATCGTTGGGCAACAAGAAAAATCGGCGGGTCTCGTCCCAGCATCCTTTCTTTGATCGCGAAATTGACTATGGGATTGTCTCACCCCCATCCCGACCTTCCCCCATCAAGGGGGAAGGAGAACAACCTGCTTCAGTTAATAAAAAAGAAATGCTTGCCGGTTTTTTCCCCCTTAGCAAAGGGGGACTAAGGGGGATTTGGATTTTGCTGTGAGACCGAAACCCCAACGTTAATCAACGAAAGAAACCGGCCTTGTCCCGCCAAATATCCCCCCCTTACGCTACCTTCTTCCTGAACATGGTCAGCAGCATCTTGAACTTTTTCACCGCTTTGACCGCATGAGGGACTCCGCCGGGCATCAGCACGATTTCTCCAGTTTTGACCTGACAGACCTTGCCGCCGATGGTGATCTCCGCTGCTCCGTCCAGCACCTGAATGAACGCGTTGTAAGGGACGGTATGCTCGGAGAGGGCTTGCCCCTCGTCAAAGCTGAATATGGTCAGGGTGCCGCTGTCGTTCTGCAGCAGGGTCCGGCTGACCACGGATCCTTTTTGATATTCGGTCATTGACACCAGCAGTTCCGGGTTGGCTCCGTCGATGGTGAGTTTGTCGGCATCATTGCTCATGGTTAGCTCCTTTGCTTGGGGATCAGGATTTCTGTAACTATAACAAGTTTTGTCATCTTTGGCAGCGCAGGTTAGTGTCAAACTCGGCGGCAAGCATATTTGCCGCCCGGAACATGACGCGGGCTTCGCTGACTTTCAATTTAGCTAAAAAACTTCATCCTTCCTGCCGATAGAGAGGAAGGCATGGATAGCGGTTTTTCGTCATGAACTGACAAGGCCGGCCGTACAGGAAAGGAAACAGGTCATGAATATTCAATCCACCACCGGTTATGGTCTCTACAATTCGGTCAGCACTCTGTCGGGCAGGTCAGCGGACGCGTACGCCGCTGGCAACAGCGCCGCGGCCGCACCCAAGGGGACGGATAGCACCTCCATTTCACCGGAGGCCCGTAAGTTGCTTGCGGCTCAGGAGGCGGCGGAAGAGGGCGCTGTTGCTGCCGACGCAACGACCATGAATACCGACCGGGGCTGGGTCGGGGTTGATCTCAATGATTATTTTTCGGGGATGGACAGTATCAGTTTTAAAGACTCGGAACTGCCCCCGTTGTTGCTGCCGACCCAGAAAAACGTCGCTGCTTTGAGCGAACATATCTCCAGCGGCATGTCAGGGTTACTGGCAAAATACCAAATCCCTTCCGCACCGGACAGTATCAGCTACGATTCGCAAGGAGCCATGGAGCTGCCTGACGACTATCCTTATAGCTCACAATTCCAGCAGATGCTCGACGACAATCCCGCCATGGAGAAAGAACTCCGTACCGTCAATGCCCTGGCCTCCCACCTGGCAGGAATGAGAGATTCGCTGGCCTTCCAGGATGAATACCGGGCTGCTTCAGGGCAGGCGGAGATCGACGCCGTCATCGCCAAATACAGCTACCTGTTTTCCAGCCAACGTTCTGACAGCGATATCTCCCTGGAATTCTCGGCCGATGGACGATTGGCCGTGAAGGCCGATGGTGAGGCCCTGGTCTGACGATCGGTTTTAATACTGTGGCATTGATGTCCGTTTCAGGTGCAGGGCGTTGATATCCACCGTTTCCTTGTAGCGTTGGGCAATATCCCGGAATTGTTCCTTCAGTTCCATGAAGGCGGCAATGATCTGGGGATCAAAATGTTTTTCGCTGTCGGCCAGGATGATCTTTTCGGCTTTTTCAAAGGGGAGGGGCTCTTTGTAGCAGCGCCGGCTGATCAACGCATCATAGACGTCGGCCAGCGCCATCATCCGTCCCTCCAAAGGGATATTCTCACCTTTTAACCCTAACGGGTATCCGCTTCCATCCCACTTTTCATGATGACTGTAGGCGATGTTTGAAGCGATCGCCAGGAATTCATTGGTTTTGTTGTAGCTGTTGATGGCATTTTCAATGATTGTTCGGCCGATCTCAACATGGCTGCGCATGATTTCCGCTTCCTGTTCAGTCAGGCGTTCCGGTTTTTGCAGGATCACGTCAGGGATGCCAACCTTGCCGATATCATGCAGCGGCGCAGCCCGATAGAGCAAGTCAAGGATATGCGGGGTCAGGTAACTTTTATAGGCCGGGATATGACTCAGGTATTCGGCCAGGAGACGGATGTATTCTTTGGTTCTGATAATGTGGGAACCGGTTTCGACATCGCGGCTCTCGGCGACCATGGTCATGCTGTCGATGGTTGCGGAATGGGCTTCCCCGAGGTCCTCAAGAAAGCGTTTGCGCTCCACATAATGGAGCACGGCAAAAAACAGGGAGATGAAAAAAAACAGGATGGAGAAGGGCGTGAGAAAATAGCCGATCGAGAGATAGACACCATTCTGTAACTGATCCCAGGCGACAATAAGTGCGGCGGTGGCAGTGGCCAGATAGATTATCCAGGAAGTCAGATAATGCCGTTCAACGACCAGCCCGACCACGAACAGGGAACAGAAAAAGGAGAGTAGCAGGGAGAACATCTTTGACCGTTCGGGCTGATAAAGAATCTGCTCGTGGAGCAGGTTCTCCAACAGTGCGGCGTGGACAAAGACCCCGGGGATGATATCTCCCCGTGGAGTCATATACTGGTCGAACAGCCCGGCAGCCGTTGCCCCGATGAAAACGAATTTTCCGCTCAGCAGCGATGGGGCCAGCTTACCGGCCAACAGATCGGCAAAGGAGACCCTGGTAAAGGCCTGTTGCGGGTAGAGCAGGTTGAACACCTCGCCGTTGCGGCTTAAGGGGATGTCCCGGTCGGCGAAGGCGATGGAGGCCGCGGCCCAGCGGTGCCGAGGCGGCTGAATCTGCAACTCCGGCTCGACCTGGCGGAGCATGGCCAGAGCCAGGTTGGGCAGCGCCCGTCCCTGATAGGCCATGAGCAGGGGTTGCCGCCTGAACACCCCGTCCATATCGATCGTCGCGTTGATATAGCCGAACCCGGCTGCGGACTGCTGCAGCACCGGCGTGTTCAGCAGTAATCCTTTGATTCGGGGGAGCTCCAGGGTGGCGGGAAGGCGCAGAAAAATGTCTTGCCGGAGCGGCCTGGGCGGATTGGTCGGCGTTGTCACCGCGGCCGCAAAAAGAGGCAGTACGACCGGTCCGCTGGCCAGGACATGGGCAAGAATCCGGTCGTGGTCGAACAGTGCCTCGGGGAGCCCGTCGATGCCAATGGCAAGGCCCATGCGTTGCTGGTAAAAGCGAATGATCTGCTCCGGCGATGTTCGATCCGGCTCTGGAAAAATAATGTCCAGGCCGACGGCGGCGGGGCGTTGTTCGAGGATCTCTTCGAGCCCTTTCGCCAGCAGGATGCGCGGCCAGGGCCATTGCCCGAGCTGCCGGAGACTGGCTTCATCGATTTCTACCACCACCGTGGCATTGGTGGTCTGATCAAAGGGGGCGGTACGGCCGGCCGAGAGCAGGTCAAACAGCCGAAAATCAAAAAACGGAATGCTGCCGCTGGAATAGATCAGCAGGTGCATGCCGAGGGTGATAAGCAGGATCGTGGAGGTTTTGGCAAAAACACTCATCTACGCCACCTTAACGGATCAGAATTTCGACCCTGCGATTGCGCGGTTCCGGAACGTCGTCAGCGGTCGGAATAAGGGGATCCTCCTCGCCGTAAGATTCGACAATGATCGTTGAAATATCCAGCTTCTGGGTGTAGAGCCAGTCCCGGATCTGGCGGGCTCTGCGCAATGACAGGTCGATGTTGTAGGCTTTTGTGCCGGTTCGGTCGGCATGCCCGATCACATTGACGTCACAGGGGATTCGCTCCTTGATGGCGCTGCTGATGGCCGGCAGTTGGCGTTGCGAGGCGGCGGTCAGGCTGGTGGAGTCGGTTTCAAAGTAGAGCAGGAAGGAGATCGGCGCTTTTGGGGCGGCGGCTAGCAGGGTGCCGTAGGTCTGTTGCACCTGTTGCGGGCTGATGGGCTTGACCGCCGAGGATCCGGTTGCCGAAATATCCAGGTAGGTGTTTTTTTTATCCAGAACCTGCTGCCCCTGCTTGGTGATGATCACCACCGCGTTTTGGGCTTTGCCGTTGTCCAGTAAAATCACGCGACTGCTGGAACAGGCAGTCAAGCTCAGGGTGGCAAACAGGATAGACGCATAAAAAAGAATTTTCATGACGTTGTCTACCTCACTTCAACCAGGAATCTGGTGCCGCGGATACCGATGGACCCGCCGGGGACCTCCAGGCTGAATTTGTCCGGCGCAAGGGTGCCGATCTTCCCGGTTTCAAACAGGGTTGTTCCTTTGCTCAGGTCTAAATTGAATTTGAACTTGCTTTCAATGGGCTTGAACTCAAAGGCGGTGATGCGGAGCAGGCTGTTCTCTTCCAGCGTGAGCACGCTGCCGTCATGAAAGATCACGCCGATTCGGCTGCCTGCGGCCGTGATCAGGATATCGCCGGCTTCCAGGTTGTTGCTTGGCTGGGCCGGCAGCAGCTGGCCGGCGCGCTTGATGGAGACGGAACCCTGAACATGTTTGATGATGGCGATATCTTCAGCTGTCGCCTGACCGGAAAAAAACAACAGACCGATCAGGACCATGAACCAACGTGCCATTTTCCCCCTCCTGCCGATATGAGTGGAATGATCCTGGAGGTAGCGGAGCCTCTTTGCTGTGGAGATCTGCCAGTTCGCGGTGAGCAGCGCCGTGGAGTTGTGGTGAGCCGGTTGTGGAGCTGGCCGTTGTTTATGTCGGGGCTGCCGTTCCTGGCAGCGGATCGTCATTGATCCCGAGCACGCCCAGCCATAAGTTCAACAGGCTATTTTACAACAGCCCGGCAGCGGATGCTTTTTGCTTTCAATTTATTCAGTTTACCATGCCCTGCTCCAACGCCAACCCCGGCGCGGGAAATTTCCCGATCGGCCAGCTGCTCCACGGCCGGTGTGTCGAATCAATCGGCCCGGCGCAGGGCCAGCCTGGCGGCCCGGTCGACCAGGCTGAAGAGTTGGTCAAGCAGGTTCCGCTGGGCGGCGGGGGGATGGCCGGGTTGTTTAATAAAGGTACAGTCCCGCGCAGAAATGAGTGGATAAAGCTCCCGATAAAGCTGGGCGTTGTTGAGGGGCCTGCCGCTTCTGGCGCAGAAATCCCGCTTGCGCAGGCGGTCCTCTCTTGCTAACAGTCCGGCCACATTCCGGGAATCGGTATGGATGAATAAGGGGCAGGTGGTGACGGGCAACTCCTGCAGGGCCCAGAGCAAGGTTTGCAGCTCCAGCCGGGTGGAAGAGGTCTCGGAGAAGCGTCTGGTCCGCACCCGGTCCTGCAGCCCGGCGCTGGTCAGCGGCAGGCTGGTCAGAAGCAGGCAGGCTCCAAAGCCGATTTTGCTGCGGGGATCGACACTGCCGTCGATAAACAGGTGCAGTGCAGACACGGCCTACTCAGTGGTCAAAAGCGAGTCATCCCGGCAGGCCAAGTAGAGATCCTCCACTTGCTTGCGTGCCCAAGGGGTACGGCGGAGGAATTTGAGGCTTGATTTGACCGAGGGATCGTTATTGAAACAGCGGATACTGATTAACTGTCCCAACTCTTCCCAACCGTAATAACCGACCAGACGAAGAACGATCTGTTCCAGGGTGATGCCGTGCAAGGGGTCGTTGCTTTGCTGTTTAGCTGGATTCACTGGTCTATCTTTCTGGGTTAAAAGGAGCCGCGAGTGTATGTCGGTTGCCCCGGAGGACGCAAGCCTTATTGCTGAAAATTCAAGTCGTTGTGAATTTTTTGCTGTATTCTTTCCCATTCCCTGTTAAATTTCCCCATATATAATGTATTGCTGATATTTCCTCAAGGCACCTGTCATCCTCGTTAAGCCAGATCGATAAGGAGGCCTGAATGGAACGGAAATTCCCCCATCTTTGTCAACCTCTGATCCTTGGCAAAGTGACTTTGCGCAACCGCATGTTTTCTGCTCCCATGGGGGGCACGGATATCACGGCCGACTGCTGTATCGGTCGTGGCTCCACAGCTTTTTACGAACTCAGGGCCAAAGGCGGAGCGGCGGCGGTGACGGTCAGCGAGCTGATGGTGCATCCGCAAACCGACGGCTCCCATGCCTTCCATATCGACCTGGCCACCCCGGGTTCCCTGGCAGGCTTCGCCTATACGGCAGACGCCATCCGCCGCCATGGGGCCATCCCCAGTGTGGAACTCTCTCATTCCGGTCAGTTCGCGGGAACCTACCTGATCGATAAGGGGCGTAAGGGTTCGCTGGTCCAGTATGGACCGAGCGACGGGGTCAGGGCCGACGGCATCCCGGTCAAAGCGCTGAGCCACGAACTGATCGCGGCCATTGTCGAGGCGTACGGCGAAGCAGCGGCCCTGGTCAAACGGGCCGGATTCGAAATGGTCATGGTCCACGGCGGCCACGGCTGGCTGATCAACCAGTTTCTTTCCCCCTATTTCAATAAGCGCAATGATGAATATGGCGGCTCCCTCGAAAACCGGGTACGCTTCGCCGGTGAGGTCCTCGACAGCGTCCGCGCGCGGGTCGGGGTGGGTTTTCCCATTGAGTTCCGGATGAGCGGTTCGGAACTGTTCCCCGGCGGCTATACCATTGCCGACGGCATCGAAATCGCCAAACTCCTCGAAACGAAAATCGATCTGCTCCATGTCTCCGCCGGGACCTACCAGCGCGGTTTTGCCCAAACCCACCCCTCCATGTTCCTGCCCCACGGCAGCAATGTTCACTTGGCGGCGGCCATTAAACCCCATGTCCGGGTGCCGGTCGCGACCATCGGCGGGCTGAACGATCCGGCCATGATGGAAGAGATCATCGCCAGCGGAAAAGCCGATGTGGTGGAAATGGCCCGGGCACTGCTGGCCGATCATGAATTGCCCAGAAAGGTCATGCTCAATCAGGATGAGCGGATTGTCCATTGTCTGCGCTGTTTTACCTGCATGGCTGAACGGGCGGTCACCGCCACCCGCCGCTGCGCCGTCAATCCGCTCATCGGCCGCGAGTTGGATGGGATCGAGCTTCACCCCAGCCCGCGGCCGCGCAAGGTGCTGGTGGCCGGGGGTGGTCCCGGCGGCCTGGAAGCGGCGCTCACCGCGGCCCGGCGCGGCCACCGGACCATCCTCTGTGAAAAGACCGCCAGGGTCGGCGGCATTCTGAACTGCGAGAGTGCGCTCCCCTTTAAGCGTGAGATGTATGAACTCGGGGCGACCCTTGGCCGGCTGGCGGAACTGGCCGGGGTTGAGATCCGCTGCAATACCACGGTGACCCGGGAGTATGTGGAGGCGGAACAGGTGGATGCCCTGATTGTGGCCATCGGTTCCGAGCCGTTGCTGCCGCCGGTGGTGGGTCTTGCCGCGCCCCAGGTGATGACGGTGAACGAGTATCATCTGCGCCAGGACGAAGTCCGGGATCAGGTCGTGGTTATTGGCGGCGGCCTGTCGGGGTGCGAACTGGCACTGCATCTGGCCAGGCAGGGGAAACAGGTGACCCTGGTGGAGATGCGGGCCGAGCTGGCCGTTGACAGCAATATCAGGCACCGGCCGATTCTTCTGGCGGAACTGGAGCCGCTGGTGACGATCCACCTGAATATGCGCGCGGTCGAAGTGACCGCGGAAGGTGTTCTCTGCGCCGATGCCCAGGGGCAGCCGCAACTGATCGCCGCAGCAAGCGTGATCTGTGCGGTCGGCCAGCGGTCCCGCCGGGAAGAGGCCGCAGCCTTGCTGGATGCCGCTCCCGAGGTGCGGCTGATCGGTGATTGCGTACAGCCGGCTAACATTACCACCGCCATTTACCACGGCTATCATGCCGGGCTTGACCTGTGACCGCGGCACTGTCCTGAACTCAGGCAGGTTTGTTGACGCACCTGCTTGACTCCTTCGGAATCGGAGAGTATATTAGCTAGCTAATTGTTAGTTAGCTAATATATAGGAAAAGTGCAATGACAACTCCACCCGAAGATTATCAACAAGACGTCACCCTGGGCCAGCTGCTGGGCCGGGTCTGCCGATTGGTCGGCCGCAGCCGGCGCATGAAGCTGGAAAGTATCGGCCTCCACCATGCCCAGGGCATGATTCTGGCGCAACTCTGGCATCACCACGATGGCATGTCTCAGCGGGCGCTGGCCCAGGGGCTGCATATTGCCCCGCCGACGGCCAGCAATACCCTGCAACGGATGGAGCGGGACGGCTGGATCGAACGCCGCCGGGACCAGGACGATCAGCGCGTGGTCAGGGTTTATCTGACCGATAAGTCCCGCAGCCTGCACCAGGAGGCCCACGCGTCCTTCCGCGAGCTGGATCAGGAAATGAGCTCGGTCCTGAGCGTAGAAGAACAGGAAATATTCCGGGAATCCCTACTCAAAGTCCATCGTTACCTGAACCAAGCCTTGCCCCAAACGCCGGATAATCCGGGGACGGAGGGGGCATGAAATCCCTGTTAAGGTTATATGGATTTTTGCGCCCTTATCGGCGTGCGTCCTATGCGGCTCTGCTGCTGTTGTTTGCCATGGTAGCGGCGGATCTGCTCATTCCTCATCTGACCCAGCGCATCATTGACCAGGGGATCGCCGCCGGCAACCTGCAGGTGGTCATTTCCACGGCCCTGCTCATGACCGGTGCCGCGCTGGCATCGGCCTGTTTCGCCATCGCCAACAACTATCTTTCTGTCAGCGTGGCCATGAACTTTGGTGCCGACCT
The Pelobacter seleniigenes DSM 18267 DNA segment above includes these coding regions:
- the pdxH gene encoding pyridoxamine 5'-phosphate oxidase, whose translation is MTEQLSSPLHRQRLDADPFQQFRRWLTDAEQAGIELANAMTLATADRDGKPAARIVLLRGLDERGFAFFSNYHSRKGQQLGENPFAALVFYWPELARQVRIEGTVELLSLAESDHYFASRPRGHQLEAHASAQSQVIASRQYLEQEFSIVEQQFAGRDVPRPQHWGGYRVVPQILEFWQQGAHRLHDRLRYRRFKPNGWVIERLAP
- a CDS encoding cupin domain-containing protein; this encodes MSNDADKLTIDGANPELLVSMTEYQKGSVVSRTLLQNDSGTLTIFSFDEGQALSEHTVPYNAFIQVLDGAAEITIGGKVCQVKTGEIVLMPGGVPHAVKAVKKFKMLLTMFRKKVA
- a CDS encoding CHASE2 domain-containing protein; the encoded protein is MSVFAKTSTILLITLGMHLLIYSSGSIPFFDFRLFDLLSAGRTAPFDQTTNATVVVEIDEASLRQLGQWPWPRILLAKGLEEILEQRPAAVGLDIIFPEPDRTSPEQIIRFYQQRMGLAIGIDGLPEALFDHDRILAHVLASGPVVLPLFAAAVTTPTNPPRPLRQDIFLRLPATLELPRIKGLLLNTPVLQQSAAGFGYINATIDMDGVFRRQPLLMAYQGRALPNLALAMLRQVEPELQIQPPRHRWAAASIAFADRDIPLSRNGEVFNLLYPQQAFTRVSFADLLAGKLAPSLLSGKFVFIGATAAGLFDQYMTPRGDIIPGVFVHAALLENLLHEQILYQPERSKMFSLLLSFFCSLFVVGLVVERHYLTSWIIYLATATAALIVAWDQLQNGVYLSIGYFLTPFSILFFFISLFFAVLHYVERKRFLEDLGEAHSATIDSMTMVAESRDVETGSHIIRTKEYIRLLAEYLSHIPAYKSYLTPHILDLLYRAAPLHDIGKVGIPDVILQKPERLTEQEAEIMRSHVEIGRTIIENAINSYNKTNEFLAIASNIAYSHHEKWDGSGYPLGLKGENIPLEGRMMALADVYDALISRRCYKEPLPFEKAEKIILADSEKHFDPQIIAAFMELKEQFRDIAQRYKETVDINALHLKRTSMPQY
- a CDS encoding OmpA family protein, producing the protein MKILFYASILFATLSLTACSSSRVILLDNGKAQNAVVIITKQGQQVLDKKNTYLDISATGSSAVKPISPQQVQQTYGTLLAAAPKAPISFLLYFETDSTSLTAASQRQLPAISSAIKERIPCDVNVIGHADRTGTKAYNIDLSLRRARQIRDWLYTQKLDISTIIVESYGEEDPLIPTADDVPEPRNRRVEILIR
- a CDS encoding FecR family protein, with protein sequence MARWFMVLIGLLFFSGQATAEDIAIIKHVQGSVSIKRAGQLLPAQPSNNLEAGDILITAAGSRIGVIFHDGSVLTLEENSLLRITAFEFKPIESKFKFNLDLSKGTTLFETGKIGTLAPDKFSLEVPGGSIGIRGTRFLVEVR
- a CDS encoding ribonuclease HI, which gives rise to MSALHLFIDGSVDPRSKIGFGACLLLTSLPLTSAGLQDRVRTRRFSETSSTRLELQTLLWALQELPVTTCPLFIHTDSRNVAGLLAREDRLRKRDFCARSGRPLNNAQLYRELYPLISARDCTFIKQPGHPPAAQRNLLDQLFSLVDRAARLALRRAD
- a CDS encoding VF530 family DNA-binding protein, producing MNPAKQQSNDPLHGITLEQIVLRLVGYYGWEELGQLISIRCFNNDPSVKSSLKFLRRTPWARKQVEDLYLACRDDSLLTTE
- a CDS encoding FAD-dependent oxidoreductase, which encodes MERKFPHLCQPLILGKVTLRNRMFSAPMGGTDITADCCIGRGSTAFYELRAKGGAAAVTVSELMVHPQTDGSHAFHIDLATPGSLAGFAYTADAIRRHGAIPSVELSHSGQFAGTYLIDKGRKGSLVQYGPSDGVRADGIPVKALSHELIAAIVEAYGEAAALVKRAGFEMVMVHGGHGWLINQFLSPYFNKRNDEYGGSLENRVRFAGEVLDSVRARVGVGFPIEFRMSGSELFPGGYTIADGIEIAKLLETKIDLLHVSAGTYQRGFAQTHPSMFLPHGSNVHLAAAIKPHVRVPVATIGGLNDPAMMEEIIASGKADVVEMARALLADHELPRKVMLNQDERIVHCLRCFTCMAERAVTATRRCAVNPLIGRELDGIELHPSPRPRKVLVAGGGPGGLEAALTAARRGHRTILCEKTARVGGILNCESALPFKREMYELGATLGRLAELAGVEIRCNTTVTREYVEAEQVDALIVAIGSEPLLPPVVGLAAPQVMTVNEYHLRQDEVRDQVVVIGGGLSGCELALHLARQGKQVTLVEMRAELAVDSNIRHRPILLAELEPLVTIHLNMRAVEVTAEGVLCADAQGQPQLIAAASVICAVGQRSRREEAAALLDAAPEVRLIGDCVQPANITTAIYHGYHAGLDL
- a CDS encoding MarR family winged helix-turn-helix transcriptional regulator gives rise to the protein MTTPPEDYQQDVTLGQLLGRVCRLVGRSRRMKLESIGLHHAQGMILAQLWHHHDGMSQRALAQGLHIAPPTASNTLQRMERDGWIERRRDQDDQRVVRVYLTDKSRSLHQEAHASFRELDQEMSSVLSVEEQEIFRESLLKVHRYLNQALPQTPDNPGTEGA